One genomic region from Amaranthus tricolor cultivar Red isolate AtriRed21 chromosome 12, ASM2621246v1, whole genome shotgun sequence encodes:
- the LOC130828301 gene encoding uncharacterized protein LOC130828301: MLAKSNMTSWAISSDNLESSVANVPNCNMNVAQPTSSPPNRTSSQGPVAILWDIENCPVPSDVRPEDVAGNIRMALRIHPIIQGAVTLFAAYGDFNAFPRRVREGCQRTGVKLVDVPNGRKDAADKAILVDMFLFALDNPPPSSIMLISGDVDFAPALHILGQRGYTVILVIPSGVGVSSALSNAGRFVWDWPSIARGEGFVPPERPTMGPRGGSIDNSGFMMGFHISENMNGNDEEAIIYRGLSQSYYNSRDFTLVSRSLSEYNTCTSAGMPVSTTSLRSHALPSGATEVTVGSTSLVDPNDPSLWVQPGDVNGLKIQLVKLLELSGGCIPLIRVPADYQKIFGRPLYISEYGACKLVSLFKKMSDVMSVEGKGQKKFVYLRNTRTGTSAPSLPTKKDKKGKGVQEENMETNAVFVSSDEFSDDDMLVTEEQEQSRFAGKPLLNAEKYAHEEQNLLAFKHELEEILVSYSCGIFLSYFEKIYQQRYKKPLDYQKFGVSDLEELFEKLNDVVILREEPVTKKKFLASVLG, encoded by the coding sequence ATGCTTGCTAAATCAAACATGACATCATGGGCGATATCATCGGATAACCTGGAGAGCAGTGTTGCAAATGTGCCTAATTGTAATATGAATGTGGCACAGCCTACTTCCAGCCCTCCTAATCGAACTTCCTCACAGGGTCCTGTTGCTATTTTGTGGGACATTGAAAACTGCCCCGTCCCTAGTGATGTCCGCCCTGAAGATGTTGCTGGAAACATCAGAATGGCGTTGCGGATCCATCCTATAATTCAAGGAGCTGTCACATTGTTTGCTGCATATGGAGACTTCAATGCATTTCCAAGGAGAGTCAGAGAGGGGTGCCAAAGGACTGGTGTTAAACTTGTAGATGTTCCGAATGGGAGAAAGGATGCAGCTGACAAGGCTATCTTGGTTGACATGTTTCTTTTTGCCCTTGACAACCCTCCACCATCTTCCATCATGCTGATCTCTGGTGATGTGGATTTTGCTCCAGCTCTGCATATTCTTGGTCAACGTGGATATACTGTGATTCTTGTTATTCCGTCTGGGGTAGGTGTTTCATCTGCTTTGTCTAATGCTGGTAGGTTTGTGTGGGATTGGCCTAGTATTGCACGTGGAGAGGGTTTTGTGCCTCCGGAAAGACCTACAATGGGACCTCGTGGAGGATCAATTGATAACTCTGGATTTATGATGGGTTTTCATATAAGTGAGAATATGAATGGAAATGATGAGGAAGCAATTATTTACCGAGGGCTTTCACAAAGCTATTACAACTCAAGAGATTTTACTTTAGTTTCTCGGTCGCTATCTGAGTATAACACGTGTACTTCAGCTGGTATGCCTGTCAGCACCACATCACTAAGATCACATGCTCTGCCTTCTGGTGCTACAGAAGTCACCGTAGGCTCTACTTCTTTAGTTGACCCAAATGATCCGAGTCTGTGGGTTCAACCTGGCGATGTAAATGGGTTAAAGATACAGTTAGTAAAACTGCTTGAACTGTCAGGTGGATGTATACCCCTTATTCGTGTTCCTGCTGATTACCAAAAGATATTTGGTCGTCCTCTTTATATATCAGAGTATGGGGCATGCAAGCTTGTGTCTCTCTTCAAGAAAATGTCTGATGTGATGTCTGTAGAGGGTAAGGGTCAGAAAAAGTTTGTATATCTTCGAAATACAAGAACAGGTACTTCTGCTCCATCACTTCCAACAAAGAAGGATAAAAAAGGTAAGGGAGTTCAGGAAGAAAACATGGAAACAAATGCTGTTTTTGTTTCATCTGATGAGTTCTCTGATGATGACATGTTGGTCACAGAAGAGCAAGAGCAAAGTAGATTTGCAGGGAAGCCACTTCTGAATGCTGAAAAATATGCACATGAAGAACAGAACTTGCTAGCTTTTAAGCATGAGCTGGAGGAGATATTGGTGAGttattcatgtgggatctttCTAAGTTATTTTGAGAAGATATATCAGCAAAGGTATAAGAAACCTTTAGATTACCAAAAGTTTGGAGTAAGTGACCTTGAGGAATTGTTTGAGAAGCTGAACGATGTTGTCATATTGCGTGAGGAACCAGTGACCAAAAAGAAGTTCCTAGCTTCTGTTCTTGGTTAA
- the LOC130828304 gene encoding B3 domain-containing protein REM16-like, whose translation MEKNAVCNCCKTWEEQMYWTHFNCMHFFVTLPKNFLDHLVLPMKFYSHMQAQLPAKVSLKVPSGAIWEIELLKSVDLRFVGNEWEAFAKANELKEHCLLVFKYQRNLHFEVLIFDEGSSCEKEAAYFIKKREETKSEPKDKRKRAVKEDSSSEIAESDEEDSSVDVLKKSRSDDGGDVSLGVKLNTPSPRHVPCPAPRRRGRPRRVLQTRKSQSKSTVKSRNEPSEIAPTELIVPGKNGEIFLNNQSQKSEAQSDKSLNKMDGSKKLSPTSRVLINPENASAKKSCNEYISNRRPVTDQEKQEALQRAIQKRTENSFIVVMRPTSVYKRFYMSIPGKWLNSNMNFQLQSQKVVLRVGHDTWLATLATYDKKGGGFTSGWKKFALDNNLEEFDVLVFTPVTEEDEAHRSEDEACVAMNVDIFRVVPTITPLTPIM comes from the exons ATGGAGAAGAATGCAGTGTGTAATTGTTGCAAGACATGGGAAGAACAAATGTATTGGACACATTTTAACTGCATGCATTTCTTTGTAACCTTACCTAAGAACTTCCTTGATCATCTT GTACTCCCTATGAAATTTTACTCCCATATGCAAGCTCAGTTACCAGCTAAAGTGTCATTGAAAGTTCCAAGTGGTGCCATATGGGAGATCGAGCTGCTGAAATCTGTCGATCTTCGCTTCGTTGGAAACGAGTGGGAAGCATTTGCGAAAGCTAACGAACTGAAAGAACATTGCCTTTTGGTGTTTAAGTATCAAAGAAACTTACATTTTGAGGTCTTAATCTTCGACGAAGGGAGTTCTTGTGAGAAGGAAGCTGCCTATTTTATTAAGAAACGCGAAGAAACCAAGTCTGAACCGAAAGATAAAAGAAAGAGGGCTGTGAAAGAGGATTCTAGCTCGGAGATTGCTGAGAGCGATGAAGAAGATTCTTCGGTTGATGTGTTGAAGAAGTCTAGGAGTGATGATGGAGGAGACGTTTCGTTGGGTGTAAAGTTGAACACTCCGAGTCCTAGGCATGTTCCTTGTCCAGCTCCTAGACGTAGAGGCAGGCCTAGACGGGTACTACAAACACGCAAATCGCAAAGCAAATCAACCGTTAAATCAA GAAATGAACCTAGTGAGATTGCACCGACAGAGTTGATCGTCCCTGGAAAAAATGGAGAAATCTTTCTCAATAATCAGTCTCAGAAATCGGAGGCTCAATCGG ATAAGAGCTTGAACAAAATGGATGGTTCCAAGAAACTAAGTCCAACTTCAAGGGTGCTGATCAACCCGGAAAATG CTTCAGCTAAGAAGTCTTGCAACGAGTACATATCAAATCGAAGACCAGTGACTGATCAGGAGAAACAAGAGGCTTTACAAAGGGCAATCCAGAAAAGGACTGAAAATAGCTTCATTGTAGTAATGCGACCAACTAGTGTTTACAAGAGGTTTTACATG AGTATTCCTGGGAAATGGCTTAACAGTAACATGAATTTCCAACTCCAAAGCCAAAAAGTCGTTTTACGTGTAGGACACGACACATGGCTCGCGACTCTAGCTACCTACGACAAAAAAGGCGGAGGGTTCACTTCTGGGTGGAAGAAGTTTGCACTCGATAATAACTTGGAGGAGTTTGATGTTCTCGTCTTCACTCCTGTGACCGAGGAAGACGAGGCTCACAGGAGTGAAGACGAGGCTTGTGTTGCGATGAATGTTGATATTTTCCGAGTGGTTCCAACCATCACTCCTCTTACTCCCATCATGTAG
- the LOC130828305 gene encoding B3 domain-containing protein REM16-like isoform X2: MVKSDCEHCKTWEEDMYWKHFNTLHFFVTLSPNFQDHLVLPEKFAAHMKAHLPDRVSVKGPSGALWQIQLLKSGDLLFVGNEWKDFVKAYDLKENCLLMFKYERNSRFEVLIFDNGSFCEKEATYFVKQGSGTMSEQEDKKRRTEGEVVSTEIMEDDNEEDSTPVVSKKPRKHSELMACSREKLDTQINVLYATARDIQPCGEVRHIPEWNLVSVVQDESTPDVDRPPKLEAHSGEHRCADFLRAPDVDRPPKLEAHSEIEPFRIDSFKEVITPKTFEYSPVTDCFPRVDGQTSKLMSFGTSVAYHRQHSPKEIHPCQSRGKCGRRKKFLSGSASNEISLPKEYKSTRRVVTEKEKEDALQSALQEQTDASFTVVLPPSTVYRRFFLTVPAAWQSKRRLRNLQEVILRVGEKTWHTTFLCYGKKGGLSAGWKTFALDNFLEEFDVLVFKPVSRSDEVVMMDVAIFRVVSTISSLIPIAYY; encoded by the exons ATGGTGAAATCGGATTGTGAACATTGCAAGACATGGGAAGAGGACATGTATTGGAAACATTTCAACACTTTGCATTTTTTTGTGACTTTATCACCGAATTTCCAGGATCatctt GTGTTGCCGGAGAAATTTGCCGCCCACATGAAAGCTCATTTGCCCGATAGAGTGTCTGTCAAAGGTCCAAGTGGTGCTTTGTGGCAGATACAGCTCTTGAAATCCGGTGATCTTCTTTTTGTTGGAAATGAATGGAAAGATTTTGTTAAAGCTTATGATCTGAAAGAAAATTGCCTCTTGATGTTCAAGTATGAGAGGAACTCTCGTTTTGAGGTCTTAATCTTTGATAACGGGAGTTTTTGCGAGAAAGAAGCTACCTACTTTGTTAAGCAAGGTAGTGGTACTATGTCTGAACAGGAAGATAAAAAAAGGAGGACCGAAGGAGAAGTTGTCAGCACTGAGATTATGGAGGATGATAATGAAGAAGATTCTACCCCTGTTGTATCTAAGAAGCCCAGAAAACACAGTGAATTGATGGCGTGCTCTCGAGAAAAATTGGACACTCAAATTAACGTTCTTTATGCGACTGCAAGAG ATATTCAGCCATGTGGAGAAGTCCGTCATATTCCAGAGTGGAACTTGGTTAGCGTTGTACAAGATGAAAGTACGCCAGACGTAGATCGTCCTCCCAAATTGGAGGCTCATTCTGGTGAGCATCGTTGTGCAGATTTTCTTCGAGCGCCAGACGTAGATCGTCCTCCCAAATTGGAGGCTCATTCTG AAATAGAGCCTTTTAGAATCGACTCGTTCAAGGAAGTGATCACTCCCAAAACTTTTGAATATTCCCCGGTTACAGATTGTTTTCCCCGAGTCGATGGTCAAACAAGTAAGCTAATGTCTTTCGGGACATCAGTTGCTTATCACAGACAACATTCCCCAAAGGAGATTCATCCTTGCCAATCTCGCGGGAAATGTGGCAGACGGAAGAAGTTTCTGTCGGGAAGTG CTTCAAATGAAATCAGTCTTCCTAAGGAGTACAAATCGACTAGAAGGGTGGTAACTGAAAAAGAGAAGGAGGACGCTTTGCAGAGTGCGCTTCAGGAACAGACTGACGCTAGTTTCACTGTTGTATTGCCGCCTTCAACTGTTTACCGGAGATTTTTCTTg ACTGTTCCTGCAGCGTGGCAAAGTAAGCGTCGTCTTCGTAATCTCCAAGAAGTTATTCTTCGTGTTGGAGaaaaaacatggcacactacgtTTTTATGCTATGGCAAGAAAGGGGGGCTCTCAGCAGGGTGGAAGACATTTGCCCTTGACAATTTCTTGGAGGAATTCGATGTCTTAGTCTTTAAACCGGTTAGCCGTTCAGATGAGGTTGTTATGATGGATGTTGCCATTTTCAGAGTGGTTTCAACCATTAGTTCTCTTATTCCCATTGCTTATTATTAG
- the LOC130828305 gene encoding B3 domain-containing protein REM16-like isoform X1 — protein sequence MVKSDCEHCKTWEEDMYWKHFNTLHFFVTLSPNFQDHLVLPEKFAAHMKAHLPDRVSVKGPSGALWQIQLLKSGDLLFVGNEWKDFVKAYDLKENCLLMFKYERNSRFEVLIFDNGSFCEKEATYFVKQGSGTMSEQEDKKRRTEGEVVSTEIMEDDNEEDSTPVVSKKPRKHSELMACSREKLDTQINVLYATARGRGRPRKIKSNIQPCGEVRHIPEWNLVSVVQDESTPDVDRPPKLEAHSGEHRCADFLRAPDVDRPPKLEAHSEIEPFRIDSFKEVITPKTFEYSPVTDCFPRVDGQTSKLMSFGTSVAYHRQHSPKEIHPCQSRGKCGRRKKFLSGSASNEISLPKEYKSTRRVVTEKEKEDALQSALQEQTDASFTVVLPPSTVYRRFFLTVPAAWQSKRRLRNLQEVILRVGEKTWHTTFLCYGKKGGLSAGWKTFALDNFLEEFDVLVFKPVSRSDEVVMMDVAIFRVVSTISSLIPIAYY from the exons ATGGTGAAATCGGATTGTGAACATTGCAAGACATGGGAAGAGGACATGTATTGGAAACATTTCAACACTTTGCATTTTTTTGTGACTTTATCACCGAATTTCCAGGATCatctt GTGTTGCCGGAGAAATTTGCCGCCCACATGAAAGCTCATTTGCCCGATAGAGTGTCTGTCAAAGGTCCAAGTGGTGCTTTGTGGCAGATACAGCTCTTGAAATCCGGTGATCTTCTTTTTGTTGGAAATGAATGGAAAGATTTTGTTAAAGCTTATGATCTGAAAGAAAATTGCCTCTTGATGTTCAAGTATGAGAGGAACTCTCGTTTTGAGGTCTTAATCTTTGATAACGGGAGTTTTTGCGAGAAAGAAGCTACCTACTTTGTTAAGCAAGGTAGTGGTACTATGTCTGAACAGGAAGATAAAAAAAGGAGGACCGAAGGAGAAGTTGTCAGCACTGAGATTATGGAGGATGATAATGAAGAAGATTCTACCCCTGTTGTATCTAAGAAGCCCAGAAAACACAGTGAATTGATGGCGTGCTCTCGAGAAAAATTGGACACTCAAATTAACGTTCTTTATGCGACTGCAAGAGGTAGAGGCAGACCAAGAAAGATAAAATCTA ATATTCAGCCATGTGGAGAAGTCCGTCATATTCCAGAGTGGAACTTGGTTAGCGTTGTACAAGATGAAAGTACGCCAGACGTAGATCGTCCTCCCAAATTGGAGGCTCATTCTGGTGAGCATCGTTGTGCAGATTTTCTTCGAGCGCCAGACGTAGATCGTCCTCCCAAATTGGAGGCTCATTCTG AAATAGAGCCTTTTAGAATCGACTCGTTCAAGGAAGTGATCACTCCCAAAACTTTTGAATATTCCCCGGTTACAGATTGTTTTCCCCGAGTCGATGGTCAAACAAGTAAGCTAATGTCTTTCGGGACATCAGTTGCTTATCACAGACAACATTCCCCAAAGGAGATTCATCCTTGCCAATCTCGCGGGAAATGTGGCAGACGGAAGAAGTTTCTGTCGGGAAGTG CTTCAAATGAAATCAGTCTTCCTAAGGAGTACAAATCGACTAGAAGGGTGGTAACTGAAAAAGAGAAGGAGGACGCTTTGCAGAGTGCGCTTCAGGAACAGACTGACGCTAGTTTCACTGTTGTATTGCCGCCTTCAACTGTTTACCGGAGATTTTTCTTg ACTGTTCCTGCAGCGTGGCAAAGTAAGCGTCGTCTTCGTAATCTCCAAGAAGTTATTCTTCGTGTTGGAGaaaaaacatggcacactacgtTTTTATGCTATGGCAAGAAAGGGGGGCTCTCAGCAGGGTGGAAGACATTTGCCCTTGACAATTTCTTGGAGGAATTCGATGTCTTAGTCTTTAAACCGGTTAGCCGTTCAGATGAGGTTGTTATGATGGATGTTGCCATTTTCAGAGTGGTTTCAACCATTAGTTCTCTTATTCCCATTGCTTATTATTAG